A DNA window from Zingiber officinale cultivar Zhangliang chromosome 3A, Zo_v1.1, whole genome shotgun sequence contains the following coding sequences:
- the LOC122051307 gene encoding V-type proton ATPase 16 kDa proteolipid subunit — translation MSSFSGDETAPFFGFLGAAAALVFSCMGAAYGTAKSGVGVASMGVMRPELVMKSIVPVVMAGVLGIYGLIIAVIISTGINPKAKSYYLFDGYAHLSSGLACGLAGLSAGMAIGIVGDAGVRANAQQPKLFVGMILILIFAEALALYGLIVGIILSSRAGQSRAD, via the exons ATGTCGAGCTTCAGCGGCGACGAGACCGCCCCCTTCTTCGGTTTCCTCGGAGCCGCCGCGGCCCTCGTCTTCTCAT GCATGGGTGCGGCTTATGGGACGGCGAAGAGCGGCGTCGGCGTGGCGTCGATGGGCGTGATGCGGCCGGAGCTCGTGATGAAATCGATCGTGCCCGTCGTCATGGCCGGAGTCCTCGGGATCTATGGCCTGATCATTGCGGTGATCATTAGCACGGGCATAAACCCCAAGGCCAAGTCGTACTACCTCTTCGATGGGTACGCCCACCTTTCCTCAGGCCTCGCTTGCGGCCTCGCCGGACTTTCCGCCGGAATGGCGATTGGGATCGTCGGAGATGCTGGAGTCAg GGCAAATGCTCAACAGCCAAAGTTATTTGTGGGCATGATTCTGATTCTCATTTTCGCGGAAGCTCTAGCTCTCTACGGTCTCATTGTCGGGATCATCCTCTCTTCTCGAGCTGGTCAATCTCGTGCAGATTAG
- the LOC122050249 gene encoding uncharacterized protein At5g49945-like encodes KLEALVPLSLSLSLSPLLCESMAIRWPRALNAVVAPRGDTFLLLVALLSIVSLLTHELSRRSVLAADFEGFDSDEFEEAEDITFHDDLPISGSVTPPSTSLSQSASPETHHGPPPAPNPPPASDLWDEDEFEGIPVSAPPPDLTASPEGELPSPSVPSPSPQPLSIRSYITEIICVSFLICFLVNYFTGKRENEIIALAWATKFATKDSIFEKNFSLLGTGDGKDTPLLLKEGQDVFKFYASGRRYCQSLLATMEMRSRHDLISRTLDLVLSKKDVITFEVVMNEEAMDHVVLAVARRKLAKNMHKEERDLQRFANPGMNPTSGRKWLADELMVVTESKEVAGDLITDAVLDQVLGEKAFEKFGKWFISLHFSDQRPGTHKRILTFKFALPDANSMSDMTRLVALVPYYIDLIGRYRLSSHARSKTEAVRAKVAQEVHRELLNLRQEAIQRNKTERKEMETKLGGEALRKKEEKERARQLKKAMPKVKMLRSH; translated from the exons AAATTAGAAGCCCttgttcctctctctctctctctctctctctcgccgcTTCTCTGCGAGTCGATGGCGATCCGGTGGCCGCGTGCGCTCAACGCCGTTGTTGCTCCCCGTGGCGACACCTTCCTCCTCCTAGTGGCCCTCCTCTCCATCGTGTCCCTTCTCACCCACGAGCTCTCTCGCCGCTCAGTCCTCGCCGCCGACTTTGAGGGATTTGACTCGGACGAATTCGAGGAGGCGGAAGATATCACCTTCCACGATGACCTCCCTATATCCGGATCCGTTACGCCTCCTTCCACATCGCTCTCGCAATCCGCCTCCCCGGAGACCCACCACGGTCCCCCGCCCGCTCCCAATCCCCCTCCGGCTTCCGATCTCTGGGACGAAGATGAGTTTGAGGGTATACCAGTCTCCGCCCCGCCTCCTGATCTGACCGCTTCACCTGAAGGGGAACTCCCGTCTCCCTCTGTTCCCTCGCCTTCTCCTCAGCCTCTATCCATCAGATCGTACATCACGGAGATCATCTGCGTCAGCTTCCTGATTTGTTTCTTAGTCAATTATTTCACCGGGAAGCGCGAGAACGAGATCATCGCCCTTGCCTGGGCCACAAAGTTTGCCACCAAAGACTCCATCTTTGAGAAGAACTTCAGCCTCTTGGGCACCGGAGACGGAAAGGACACTCCTCTCCTGTTGAAGGAGGGACAGGACGTGTTCAAGTTTTATGCCAGCGGTCGGAGATACTGCCAGAGTTTGCTAGCCACGATGGAAATGCGGAGCCGGCATGACCTGATCTCGAGGACGCTTGATTTGGTGCTGTCGAAGAAAGATGTGATCACTTTTGAGGTGGTTATGAATGAGGAAGCGATGGATCACGTCGTCCTGGCAGTAGCAAGGAGGAAGTTGGCAAAGAATATGCACAAGGAAGAGAGGGACCTGCAAAGGTTTGCAAATCCGGGGATGAACCCAACGTCTGGAAGGAAGTGGTTGGCAGATGAGCTAATGGTGGTCACGGAATCAAAAGAAGTCGCTGGAGATCTGATAACTGATGCTGTTCTAGATCAG GTCCTTGGCGAGAAGGCATTTGAGAAGTTTGGGAAATGGTTCATCTCTCTGCATTTCTCGGATCAACGTCCAGGCACTCACAAGAGGATTCTCACATTCAAGTTTGCACTTCCAGATGCTAATAGCATGTCAGACATGACACGATTAGTTGCTCTCGTACCATATTACATCGACTTAATTGGGCGATACAGACTAAGTTCTCAT GCCCGTTCCAAAACTGAAGCTGTTAGAGCAAAGGTTGCCCAAGAAGTACACCGAGAACTCCTGAACCTGAGACAAGAAGCTATCCAGAGAAACAAaacagaaaggaaagaaatggaaacCAAGCTCGGCGGTGAGGCACTTCGCAAGAAAGAAGAGAAAGAGCGCGCTCGGCAACTGAAGAAGGCGATGCCAAAGGTCAAAATGCTTCGATCTCACTAG
- the LOC122051308 gene encoding probable magnesium transporter NIPA6 has product MVTMIVGEIANFIAYIFAPAVLVTPLGALSIIVSAVLAHFILNERLQRMGVLGCVLCIVGSTVIVLHSPQEKTPSSVEQIWDLATQPAFLLYTASAVAVSLVLMLHCAPRFGQTNIMVYLGICSAIGSLTVMSIKAIGIAIKLTLDGINQAGYFQTWVFAMLAISCIVVQLNYLNKALDTFNTAVVSPVYYAMFTILTILASAIMFKDWSGQSASNIASEICGLVTVISGTTVLHSTRDPDPPSSDLYTPLSSQIFWHVQGNGELGKFKNDDLLSGEFVAVVRQDYFI; this is encoded by the exons ATGGTCACCA TGATAGTTGGTGAAATTGCGAATTTTATCGCATACATCTTTGCCCCAGCTGTTCTTGTTACACCACTGGGTGCCTTGAGCATCATTGTCAG TGCTGTTTTGGCCCATTTCATTCTGAATGAGAGGTTGCAGAGGATGGGAGTCTTAGGCTGCGTGCTCTGCATTGTTGGTTCGACAGTCATCGTTCTCCATTCCCCACAGGAGAAGACGCCGAGCTCTGTTGAGCAAATTTGGGATTTGGCAACCCAACCAG CCTTTCTTTTGTACACAGCATCTGCGGTTGCAGTTTCCCTGGTGCTCATGTTACATTGCGCACCACGATTTGGGCAAACAAATATAATGGTTTACTTGGGTATTTGCTCTGCTATTGGATCTCTGACG GTGATGAGTATTAAGGCCATAGGAATAGCAATCAAGCTCACATTAGATGGAATCAACCAAGCTGGCTACTTCCAGACATGGGTTTTCGCTATGCTGGCAATTTCCTGCATTGTAGTTCAATTGAATTACTTGAACAAG GCATTAGATACTTTTAATACTGCCGTTGTTTCTCCTGTCTACTATGCCATGTTCACAATTCTTACTATATTAGCAAGTGCCATTATGTTCAAG GATTGGTCTGGGCAAAGTGCAAGCAATATCGCATCTGAGATTTGTGGGCTTGTTACTGTAATTTCTGGCACCACAGTGTTACATTCTACAAGAGATCCAGATCCACCTTCCTCAG ATTTATACACGCCCCTCTCTTCCCAAATATTTTGGCACGTCCAAGGAAACGGTGAACTGGGAAAGTTCAAGAACGACGATCTGTTGTCTGGGGAATTTGTTGCTGTGGTGCGGCAGGACTACTTCATATAG